The following coding sequences are from one Leptospira mayottensis 200901116 window:
- a CDS encoding UDP-N-acetylmuramate--L-alanine ligase: MKIFLIGIGGIAMGNLAYMLQKSGHEISGSDTGIYPPMSDKLKEWNIPYFEGFKAEKIQGQDLIIVGNAISRGNPEVEEMLNLGLNYLSMPAAISEFFLKGKKVIVVAGTHGKTTTTFLIHHILKENGIEPGLFVGGIRKDGFPGFELGNGSYFVIEGDEYDTAFFDKSSKFLHYRPTYAVLNALDFDHADIFPDISAIETMFKRLINLVPGNGKVFYWNGSGSLKKMIQNVKFTKVEGFEWNRKDSFLTWKKQELFWGDQKLNPVLFGDHNYRNIEVAIRVCSEILKTQNPSGYKQGIAKAIDSFPGVKRRQDILFQSSTAVVMEDFAHHPVAVHETIHAVKKRFQGHKIISLFEPRSATSHRNVFQKEYSYSFIGSDLTILTEIHNIKKVSKDTRLDVKKLVQKLLKNSKTIPVYAKDPQELLVKLEKMIPQFTGQKILILAMSNGSFGGIYPGLVELARKHL; the protein is encoded by the coding sequence TTGAAGATTTTTCTAATCGGAATCGGCGGGATCGCTATGGGCAATCTTGCTTATATGCTTCAGAAAAGTGGACATGAAATTTCCGGCTCAGACACGGGCATTTATCCGCCTATGTCCGATAAATTAAAAGAATGGAATATTCCTTATTTCGAAGGATTTAAAGCCGAGAAGATCCAAGGCCAAGATTTGATCATCGTGGGAAACGCAATTTCCAGAGGAAATCCCGAAGTCGAAGAGATGCTCAATTTAGGACTAAACTATCTTTCTATGCCTGCGGCTATCAGCGAATTTTTTCTCAAAGGAAAAAAAGTGATCGTTGTCGCCGGAACGCACGGAAAGACCACCACTACATTCTTAATTCATCATATACTCAAAGAGAATGGAATCGAGCCCGGTTTGTTTGTCGGAGGAATTCGTAAAGACGGCTTTCCAGGGTTCGAGCTTGGAAACGGATCTTATTTTGTCATCGAAGGGGACGAATATGATACCGCGTTTTTCGATAAGTCTTCGAAATTTTTACACTATAGACCAACTTATGCGGTGTTAAACGCATTGGATTTTGATCACGCGGATATTTTTCCCGACATTTCCGCAATCGAAACCATGTTCAAACGTTTGATCAATTTGGTTCCCGGAAACGGTAAAGTTTTCTATTGGAATGGTTCGGGTTCTCTTAAAAAAATGATTCAAAACGTCAAGTTTACAAAAGTGGAAGGCTTCGAGTGGAATCGAAAAGATTCTTTTCTTACTTGGAAAAAACAAGAACTTTTCTGGGGAGATCAAAAACTAAATCCGGTTCTTTTCGGAGATCATAATTACAGAAATATAGAGGTTGCAATTCGTGTTTGTTCCGAAATTCTCAAAACGCAAAACCCTTCCGGTTATAAACAGGGAATCGCAAAAGCAATTGATTCCTTTCCGGGAGTTAAAAGAAGACAGGACATTCTTTTCCAATCTTCGACCGCAGTCGTGATGGAAGATTTTGCGCATCACCCGGTTGCAGTGCACGAAACAATTCATGCAGTCAAAAAAAGATTTCAAGGCCATAAAATTATTTCCTTATTTGAACCAAGAAGCGCAACTTCCCACCGAAACGTTTTTCAGAAGGAATATTCATATTCTTTTATAGGTTCCGATCTAACCATTCTGACCGAGATTCATAATATAAAGAAGGTTTCAAAAGACACTCGTTTGGACGTGAAAAAGCTTGTTCAGAAACTTTTGAAGAACTCCAAAACAATCCCAGTTTATGCGAAGGATCCCCAGGAGTTGCTTGTAAAACTTGAGAAAATGATTCCTCAATTTACGGGACAGAAAATTCTGATCCTAGCCATGTCCAATGGTTCTTTTGGCGGTATATATCCTGGACTCGTTGAGTTGGCTCGAAAACATCTATGA
- the pheS gene encoding phenylalanine--tRNA ligase subunit alpha — translation MNLSQELDSIYQEAIQKIGSSISEEDLDRNKNDFIGKKGKLTTVLKNVASLSIEEKKTIGQKANELSKKLENFVSETKISLKKKFFENQAAFEFFDALRPLTSPSNGSLHPITQIQYEIEDIFASMGFSIMDGPEIETDTNNFGALNFTEDHPAREMQDTFYLENGNLLRTHTSAIQVRTLRKLKPPFRIIAPGRVFRYEEVDASHEHTFYQIEGMVVGKDISAANLIDTMQVLLSRIFEKEIKTRLRPGYFPFVEPGFELDINCLVCEGKGCPVCKQSGWLELLPCGLIHPNVLSHAGLDPKEWTGFAFGLGLDRLVMMRYGIHDIRYFQSGNLRFLKQF, via the coding sequence ATGAACTTATCTCAAGAACTGGATTCCATTTATCAAGAAGCCATTCAAAAAATCGGCTCTTCCATATCCGAAGAAGATTTAGATAGAAATAAAAACGATTTTATCGGTAAAAAAGGAAAGCTAACTACTGTTCTCAAAAATGTGGCTTCACTTTCCATCGAAGAAAAAAAAACCATAGGCCAAAAAGCAAACGAACTTTCAAAAAAGCTTGAGAATTTCGTTTCCGAAACAAAGATTTCCCTAAAGAAAAAATTTTTTGAAAATCAGGCAGCATTCGAATTTTTCGACGCCCTTCGCCCCCTCACTAGCCCTTCTAATGGAAGTCTTCACCCGATCACTCAGATTCAATACGAGATCGAAGACATCTTTGCATCGATGGGTTTCAGCATCATGGATGGCCCCGAAATCGAAACGGATACTAACAACTTCGGTGCCCTCAATTTTACCGAAGACCATCCCGCAAGGGAGATGCAGGATACGTTTTATCTGGAAAACGGAAATCTTCTCAGAACTCACACTTCCGCAATTCAGGTAAGAACATTAAGAAAATTGAAACCTCCCTTTCGGATCATCGCGCCCGGAAGAGTGTTCCGTTACGAAGAAGTGGACGCGTCTCACGAACATACGTTTTACCAGATCGAAGGAATGGTCGTCGGAAAGGATATTTCCGCGGCGAATTTGATTGATACGATGCAGGTCCTTCTTTCCAGAATTTTCGAAAAGGAAATCAAAACCAGATTGAGACCGGGGTATTTTCCGTTTGTGGAACCCGGTTTCGAATTGGATATCAATTGTCTTGTGTGTGAAGGGAAAGGTTGTCCGGTTTGTAAACAATCGGGCTGGTTGGAACTTTTACCCTGCGGTTTGATTCATCCAAATGTTCTTTCCCATGCGGGACTCGATCCGAAAGAATGGACCGGTTTTGCGTTCGGACTCGGGCTCGATCGACTTGTAATGATGCGATACGGAATCCACGATATCCGTTACTTCCAATCGGGTAACCTTAGATTTTTAAAACAATTCTAA
- a CDS encoding acyl-CoA thioesterase has protein sequence MIFTPIQTRWMDMDPFAHVSNSVFVSYLEIGRVDYCKRRFNVKDVFDVPFILARIEIDLKKSIEIHHTVEVQTCVTRIGNSSWDFQSKIVETNTGYIFAIAKTVQVAFDHTTKSSIPIPHNVRVVLEEDLKEFQRQCKEG, from the coding sequence ATGATTTTTACTCCGATTCAGACTCGATGGATGGACATGGATCCATTTGCTCATGTTAGTAATTCTGTTTTTGTTTCTTATCTTGAGATCGGAAGAGTGGACTATTGTAAACGTCGCTTTAACGTGAAAGATGTATTTGATGTTCCGTTTATTCTTGCGAGAATCGAAATTGATCTTAAAAAATCCATCGAGATCCATCACACCGTCGAAGTCCAGACTTGTGTGACCCGGATCGGAAACAGTTCCTGGGATTTTCAATCTAAGATCGTTGAAACAAACACCGGATACATTTTTGCAATTGCAAAAACGGTCCAAGTTGCGTTCGATCACACAACCAAGTCTAGTATTCCAATTCCGCATAATGTTCGAGTAGTTTTGGAGGAAGATCTGAAGGAATTTCAGAGACAATGTAAAGAAGGTTGA